From a region of the Gottschalkia purinilytica genome:
- a CDS encoding amino acid ABC transporter permease yields MLNFDVKFALNLFPLMLKYLKTTLAMSILSLLLALAIAIIIALIMQTKVKILYLIAKVYVSFFRGTPLVAQLFFLYFGIVQLIPSLKSINAFTAATIGLSLNASAYMSETLRGAILSVDKGQIEACLSVGMTYFQAMRRVVLPQAVRVAVPPLSNNFIDIIKGSSLAFTLGVTELMATAQMEGASSYKFLEAFTDVIIVYWIIISFFSFLQKKLEIKMNKAY; encoded by the coding sequence ATGCTAAATTTTGATGTGAAATTTGCATTAAATCTTTTTCCACTTATGCTTAAATACTTAAAAACTACATTAGCTATGTCCATATTATCTTTGCTTTTAGCATTAGCAATAGCTATAATAATAGCTTTAATTATGCAGACAAAAGTTAAAATATTGTATCTCATAGCTAAAGTCTATGTATCATTTTTTAGAGGAACACCATTAGTAGCTCAATTGTTTTTTTTATATTTTGGTATAGTACAATTAATTCCTAGCTTGAAATCTATCAATGCATTTACTGCTGCAACTATAGGACTTAGCTTAAATGCTTCTGCATATATGTCTGAAACATTAAGAGGAGCCATTTTATCTGTAGATAAAGGTCAAATAGAAGCATGTTTATCAGTAGGAATGACGTATTTTCAAGCTATGAGAAGAGTTGTATTACCTCAGGCAGTTAGAGTAGCTGTTCCTCCCTTATCAAATAATTTTATTGATATTATAAAGGGATCTTCTTTAGCATTTACTCTTGGAGTTACAGAATTAATGGCTACAGCACAAATGGAAGGAGCTTCTAGCTATAAGTTTTTAGAGGCTTTTACAGATGTTATTATAGTATATTGGATCATTATATCTTTTTTTAGTTTCTTACAGAAAAAGCTTGAAATTAAAATGAATAAAGCATATTAA
- a CDS encoding transporter substrate-binding domain-containing protein → MYIRKKLSILLLAIMLISTFILGGCSKASEPTTNETKNKKVIKVGTAGEYYPWCFKKDNKLQGFEIDVWNEIGKRSASDIEFKVSKFSGLFGMLDSQQIDTVAHQISTTEDRRKKYDFSDTYAYSEYEFVVKKDSTMNKLEDFKGKKIGCVLGGNGEKTLRMLNEKNNLNLEIVAYDGTPMEKDVEIGRLDAAWLGLVKAKTTIEQGNLNLKLAETETGVYEVNQYPFIKNEKNKEVIKEVNKALKSMHEDGTLSKISEKWFDLDTTKKK, encoded by the coding sequence GTGTATATAAGAAAAAAACTATCAATACTATTATTAGCAATAATGCTAATATCAACTTTTATATTAGGTGGATGTAGTAAGGCATCTGAACCAACTACTAATGAAACAAAAAACAAAAAAGTCATAAAAGTAGGTACTGCAGGAGAGTACTATCCTTGGTGTTTTAAAAAAGATAACAAGCTTCAAGGATTTGAAATTGATGTATGGAATGAAATTGGTAAGAGATCGGCAAGTGATATAGAATTCAAGGTATCGAAATTCAGTGGACTTTTTGGAATGCTTGATTCACAACAAATAGATACTGTAGCTCATCAAATATCTACTACAGAAGATAGAAGAAAAAAATATGATTTTAGCGATACATATGCTTATAGTGAATATGAGTTTGTAGTAAAAAAAGATAGTACAATGAATAAGTTGGAAGATTTCAAAGGTAAAAAAATAGGATGTGTACTAGGAGGAAATGGAGAAAAAACACTAAGAATGCTTAATGAAAAAAATAATTTGAACTTAGAAATAGTAGCTTATGATGGAACTCCTATGGAAAAGGATGTGGAAATAGGAAGATTGGATGCAGCATGGCTTGGATTAGTTAAAGCTAAAACTACTATAGAACAAGGAAATCTTAATTTAAAACTAGCTGAAACTGAAACTGGAGTTTATGAAGTAAATCAATATCCTTTTATTAAAAATGAAAAAAATAAAGAAGTGATTAAAGAAGTAAATAAAGCTCTTAAGTCTATGCATGAAGACGGAACATTAAGTAAAATATCAGAGAAATGGTTTGACTTAGATACTACTAAGAAAAAATAG
- a CDS encoding Cof-type HAD-IIB family hydrolase: MKYKIVAIDLDGTLLSDSKEIPDKNKEVLRRLSNSGVEIVVATGRRYFSAKEFISQLDMNLTIMSNNGTIVRNMLDDELVVTRYFDEIDFYNVIKEGRNRNLHAITHVDHYSEGYDVIGELEQYDNRYSRYLHDMFDRFKRIDSLLDYKNPKALAIVYTGELDTLGKFQEELNLKYKDKYNAYLMQNLLNVGPILEIINSKGSKWISLYDYANKKGIKKDEIIAIGDDNNDIEMIKNAGLGIGMRNGSDEVKSVADIITDKDNNEGGLGYILEKIFNI; this comes from the coding sequence ATGAAATATAAGATTGTAGCTATAGACTTGGATGGAACACTTTTAAGCGATAGTAAGGAAATACCTGATAAGAATAAGGAAGTATTAAGAAGATTATCTAATAGTGGAGTAGAAATAGTGGTAGCTACAGGGCGTAGATATTTTTCAGCTAAAGAGTTCATAAGTCAATTAGATATGAACTTAACTATTATGTCCAATAACGGTACTATAGTAAGAAACATGCTAGATGATGAATTAGTAGTAACAAGGTATTTTGATGAGATAGATTTTTATAATGTTATAAAAGAAGGTAGAAATAGAAATCTTCATGCTATAACTCATGTAGATCATTATTCAGAAGGATATGATGTAATAGGAGAATTGGAACAATATGATAATAGATATTCAAGATATCTACATGATATGTTCGATAGATTTAAGAGGATAGATAGTCTTTTAGACTACAAGAATCCTAAAGCTCTGGCTATTGTATATACAGGTGAACTAGATACTTTAGGTAAATTTCAAGAAGAACTTAATTTAAAATATAAAGATAAATACAATGCATATCTTATGCAAAATCTTCTAAATGTCGGACCTATATTAGAAATAATAAATTCTAAAGGATCAAAATGGATATCATTATATGATTATGCTAATAAAAAGGGAATAAAGAAAGACGAAATAATTGCTATAGGTGATGATAATAATGATATAGAAATGATAAAAAATGCAGGACTTGGAATAGGAATGAGAAATGGATCGGATGAAGTGAAGTCAGTTGCAGATATCATAACGGATAAGGATAATAATGAAGGTGGATTAGGATATATATTAGAGAAAATATTTAATATTTAA
- a CDS encoding DUF2935 domain-containing protein: MISRKKFIRMSIELNLFFARIMKEHSLFLAVAFTPRDSNLAQMAIEFERGFAELLIETLFFSNGIISPRTIKSGELVTQFTLDAERATEFYTGIQINTNITQAELELVGDTNIRVTPMLEESVFTLNQKAIGLTRALANFKSRILDDVLSCKMFTTNYPLLIDHIRREARFYLKMLQRLQRREEIDLEKEMVEQETFWNRIMAEHAKFIRGFLDPTEEELMSLANNFANEFDELIKEGKEAIDRESNLIRLTNESLKATREIRDFKAQGTEGIIDCKIKSIILPLLGDHTLKEANHYLRLLKIFKKRD; this comes from the coding sequence ATGATATCTAGAAAAAAATTTATTAGGATGTCTATAGAACTAAATTTATTCTTTGCTAGAATTATGAAAGAACACTCACTATTTTTAGCTGTTGCATTCACCCCAAGAGATAGCAACCTGGCACAAATGGCTATAGAATTTGAACGAGGTTTTGCAGAATTATTGATAGAAACATTATTTTTTTCTAATGGAATAATTAGTCCAAGAACTATTAAGTCTGGTGAGCTTGTAACTCAATTTACATTAGATGCAGAAAGAGCTACTGAATTTTATACTGGAATACAAATCAATACTAATATTACACAGGCAGAATTAGAATTAGTTGGAGATACTAATATAAGAGTCACTCCTATGTTAGAAGAGAGCGTATTCACTCTTAATCAGAAAGCTATCGGTTTAACTAGAGCTTTGGCCAATTTCAAATCAAGAATTTTAGATGATGTATTAAGTTGCAAAATGTTTACTACTAATTATCCTTTACTTATTGATCATATACGAAGGGAAGCAAGATTTTACTTAAAAATGCTTCAAAGGCTCCAAAGAAGAGAGGAAATTGATTTAGAAAAAGAAATGGTAGAGCAGGAAACTTTCTGGAACAGGATTATGGCAGAACATGCCAAATTTATTAGAGGATTCCTTGATCCGACTGAAGAAGAATTAATGAGTCTTGCAAACAATTTCGCAAATGAGTTTGATGAATTAATAAAAGAGGGAAAAGAAGCTATTGATAGAGAATCTAATCTGATAAGACTTACAAATGAAAGTCTAAAAGCAACAAGAGAAATTAGAGACTTTAAAGCACAGGGAACAGAAGGTATAATAGATTGCAAGATTAAGTCTATAATACTTCCATTACTTGGAGATCATACTTTAAAAGAAGCTAATCATTACTTAAGATTACTAAAAATATTTAAAAAGAGAGATTAA
- a CDS encoding N-acetylmuramoyl-L-alanine amidase family protein codes for MKIVIDPGHGGKDPGATNKYFQEKDMVLQISKYQYNRFKQLGIDVVLTRDRDFTLEPNERIRKVKESGANICISNHINSAESTRAEGAEIIHSIYNDGKLANLIMNELVNVGAKKRRVFSKSSTKDAKKDYYYMQRETGSVTTLILEYGFLTNSSDTKKILENWERYAEAVIKGVCKYLGTNYVPPEGNELPKPINGVHWAERHFNNLISKGIKIEEKRYDDTITRGEMLSLLDRLTDWINSKK; via the coding sequence ATGAAAATTGTAATAGATCCTGGTCATGGAGGAAAAGATCCTGGAGCTACTAATAAGTATTTTCAAGAAAAAGATATGGTGTTACAAATATCTAAATACCAATATAATAGATTTAAACAATTAGGAATAGATGTAGTATTAACTAGAGATAGAGACTTTACCTTAGAACCAAACGAAAGAATTAGGAAAGTAAAAGAATCAGGAGCAAATATATGTATCTCAAATCATATAAATTCTGCTGAAAGTACCAGAGCAGAAGGTGCAGAAATAATCCACTCAATATATAATGATGGTAAGTTAGCTAATCTGATAATGAATGAATTAGTAAATGTAGGAGCTAAAAAAAGAAGAGTATTTTCTAAAAGCTCAACGAAAGATGCAAAAAAAGACTATTATTATATGCAAAGAGAAACAGGAAGTGTTACTACCTTAATATTAGAATATGGATTTCTCACCAATTCATCTGATACAAAGAAGATTTTAGAAAACTGGGAAAGATATGCTGAAGCTGTTATTAAAGGTGTGTGTAAGTATTTAGGCACTAATTATGTTCCACCAGAAGGAAATGAATTACCGAAACCTATAAATGGAGTCCATTGGGCTGAAAGACATTTTAATAACTTAATTTCCAAGGGAATAAAAATAGAGGAAAAAAGATATGATGATACTATAACAAGAGGAGAAATGTTATCTCTTTTAGATAGATTAACTGATTGGATTAATAGTAAGAAATAA
- a CDS encoding redoxin domain-containing protein codes for MYGYRTYNRNYRQFEPKVIREYYDDIPLNSNSLALLNAIKRHICVYLTIGDPAPNFTLEGIVDGKIKNMSLDDYDNKWKVIFFYNYNFEHIFYTELFNLVKKYNRFLDINTIILPISTDSIYCHKNFLMNSEIGKQIKFPLLSDKTHLISKAYGVYNEKESSAYGGTFIVCPNGIIRAWSVNPQNVDRNIDELIRQLEVLQSSQ; via the coding sequence ATGTATGGTTATAGGACATATAATAGAAATTATAGACAATTTGAGCCAAAGGTAATACGAGAATATTATGATGATATTCCTTTAAATAGTAATTCACTTGCACTATTAAATGCAATAAAAAGACATATCTGTGTCTATCTCACTATAGGAGATCCTGCTCCTAACTTTACTTTAGAGGGTATCGTAGATGGAAAAATAAAGAATATGTCACTTGACGACTATGATAATAAGTGGAAGGTTATTTTCTTTTATAACTATAATTTTGAACATATATTTTATACCGAATTATTTAATCTAGTAAAAAAATATAATAGATTTTTAGATATTAATACTATTATTTTACCTATAAGTACTGATAGTATTTATTGTCATAAAAATTTCTTAATGAATTCCGAAATAGGTAAGCAAATCAAATTCCCTTTATTGTCAGATAAAACACATCTAATATCTAAAGCTTATGGAGTATATAATGAAAAAGAAAGTTCAGCCTATGGAGGAACTTTTATAGTTTGTCCTAATGGTATAATTAGGGCTTGGTCAGTTAACCCTCAAAATGTTGATAGGAATATAGACGAACTAATAAGGCAACTTGAAGTCTTGCAATCAAGTCAATGA
- a CDS encoding RecX family transcriptional regulator: MLKITKIEKHKRNKERYHIYMNDQYYFTVDEDILVKFRLLKGSEFDEDFIESVIKEEEKSRAKNYALKLLNYKRRTEKEIYEKMKEKGYDEENIEFAIEFLKSYNYIDDLEYAKCYVKDKYNLKKLGKQRIKTELYNKGIRDNIINEVIKDVIDDDNEYDKALELARKKLSTTYKNDDKVALYRKLGGFLQRKGYSFDIVKKVLNELI, encoded by the coding sequence ATGCTTAAAATTACAAAGATAGAAAAGCATAAAAGAAATAAAGAGAGATATCATATATACATGAATGACCAGTATTATTTTACTGTAGATGAGGATATATTAGTTAAGTTTAGACTTTTAAAGGGTTCTGAATTTGATGAAGATTTTATAGAATCAGTTATAAAAGAAGAAGAGAAAAGTAGAGCAAAGAATTATGCACTAAAACTCTTGAATTACAAAAGAAGAACAGAAAAAGAAATCTATGAAAAGATGAAAGAAAAAGGATATGATGAAGAAAATATAGAATTTGCTATAGAATTTTTAAAGAGCTATAATTATATTGATGACTTAGAATATGCAAAATGTTATGTAAAAGATAAGTATAATTTAAAAAAGCTTGGCAAACAGAGAATAAAAACAGAACTATACAACAAAGGGATAAGAGACAATATTATAAATGAAGTGATAAAAGATGTAATAGATGATGATAATGAATATGATAAAGCCTTGGAGCTAGCAAGAAAAAAATTGTCCACTACTTATAAAAATGATGATAAAGTAGCTCTATATAGAAAATTAGGTGGGTTTTTACAAAGAAAAGGATATTCATTTGATATAGTAAAAAAAGTTTTAAATGAACTTATTTAG
- a CDS encoding M18 family aminopeptidase, with translation MIKEAEFARQLIDFIYDSPSSFHVVNNVKDKLLKEGFRELDIRERWNVQKGRKYFTIKNDSAIVAFTVGSGDIEKDGFRLIGSHTDSPSFRIKPNPEITVENTYLKLNTEVYGGPILNTWLDRPLSIAGRVSLKSDNPLYPETRLINIDKPITIIPNLAIHMNRNINEGVKLSKQKDMLPLLSMIDKEFEKDNYLLKLLAEKLQVDINDIIDFDLFLYEFEKGSIIGLNEEFISCGKLDNLAMVHASIEALISSDISRATNVAVCFDNEEIGSTTKQGADSPMLRSILERIVYGLGRDKEDFYRALYSSFMISSDMAHAVHPNVAQKHDPTNRPMLNKGPVIKINANQSYTTDSDSDTVYELICRRAEVPVQKFVNHSDERGGSTIGPISSSHLDIRSVDIGSPMLAMHSIRELGGVLDHYYITKSFEEFYKI, from the coding sequence ATGATAAAAGAAGCAGAATTTGCAAGACAACTTATAGATTTCATATATGATAGTCCAAGTTCTTTTCATGTTGTAAATAATGTAAAAGATAAGCTTTTAAAAGAGGGCTTTAGAGAGCTGGATATTAGAGAAAGATGGAATGTACAGAAAGGAAGAAAATATTTTACTATTAAAAATGATTCGGCTATAGTTGCTTTTACAGTTGGAAGTGGGGATATAGAGAAGGATGGCTTTAGACTTATAGGATCACATACAGACTCACCATCATTCCGTATTAAACCAAATCCAGAAATTACAGTTGAAAATACATATTTAAAGCTTAACACAGAAGTCTATGGAGGACCGATACTTAATACTTGGTTAGATAGACCATTATCGATAGCAGGAAGAGTATCTTTAAAGTCAGATAATCCTCTTTATCCAGAAACAAGACTTATTAATATAGATAAACCTATAACTATAATTCCAAATTTAGCTATCCATATGAATAGAAATATAAACGAAGGTGTAAAGCTCAGTAAACAAAAAGATATGTTACCATTACTAAGTATGATAGACAAAGAGTTTGAAAAGGATAACTACTTATTAAAGTTACTTGCTGAAAAACTTCAGGTTGATATTAATGATATAATTGATTTTGATTTATTTTTATATGAATTTGAAAAAGGAAGTATAATAGGACTTAATGAAGAATTTATTTCATGTGGAAAACTTGATAATCTAGCAATGGTACATGCAAGTATAGAAGCACTTATAAGTTCAGATATATCAAGAGCTACAAATGTTGCTGTTTGTTTTGATAATGAGGAGATAGGAAGTACTACAAAACAAGGTGCAGATTCTCCAATGCTGAGAAGCATACTAGAAAGAATAGTTTATGGATTAGGAAGAGATAAGGAAGATTTTTATAGAGCTTTATATAGTTCATTTATGATATCTTCTGACATGGCTCATGCAGTACATCCTAATGTAGCTCAAAAACATGATCCAACAAATAGACCTATGTTAAACAAAGGACCTGTGATAAAAATAAATGCTAATCAAAGCTATACTACAGATTCAGATTCTGATACTGTTTATGAACTTATATGTAGACGTGCAGAGGTTCCAGTTCAGAAGTTTGTAAATCACTCAGATGAAAGAGGTGGCTCAACTATAGGACCTATTAGCTCATCACATTTAGATATTCGTTCTGTAGATATAGGATCTCCTATGCTTGCTATGCATTCTATAAGGGAATTAGGTGGTGTACTTGATCATTATTATATAACTAAATCTTTTGAAGAATTTTATAAAATATAG
- a CDS encoding DUF1292 domain-containing protein → MSENKHEEHSCGCSNGNNHEHNGGCGCGNDHEHDHGCGCGHDHDDVQMMHLVLDDDTELNCYVLGIFEVRSKEYIALVPENEETVLLYEYTETEEGAELGNIQSDEDYELVSKAFDEIFNQEYDEEE, encoded by the coding sequence ATGTCAGAAAATAAACACGAAGAACACAGCTGCGGATGTAGCAATGGAAATAATCATGAACATAATGGAGGATGCGGATGTGGTAATGACCACGAACATGACCATGGATGTGGATGTGGACACGATCATGATGATGTACAAATGATGCACTTAGTTCTTGACGATGACACAGAACTAAACTGTTATGTATTAGGAATATTTGAAGTAAGAAGTAAAGAATATATAGCATTAGTTCCAGAAAATGAAGAGACAGTGTTATTATATGAATATACAGAAACAGAAGAAGGAGCAGAACTAGGAAATATACAATCTGATGAAGATTATGAATTAGTTTCAAAAGCTTTTGACGAAATATTTAATCAAGAATATGACGAAGAAGAATAA
- a CDS encoding aminoacyl-histidine dipeptidase encodes MNRVLESLEPNSVFKFFEDISRIPRCSGHEKEISDYLVSFAKERGLDVVQDEALNVIIRKSATSGYENSPTIILQGHMDMVCEKNQSTEHDFSKDPIKLRVEDDMIMGTGTTLGADNGIAVAYALAILDSDNISHPPLEVLITSEEETGMGGAKNLDPNSIKGRILINIDSEEEGTLLVSCAGGIRTVISIPIEKEFAKNEFVCYKIKVRGLKGGHSGMEINKERGNSNKILGRILNSLNSKTDIYLSEISGGAKMNAIPREADATIYIKSDAEDKLKNEIDYWNKTFKNELKVSDSDVSIELEKSQENNKEVFTKQSTNKVIYALTLSPNGIQSMSMDIEGLVQSSVNLGVVKTENNKVTLESAVRSSIETLKTEIVDKIKGLSMLLGVEIETEGDYPGWEYNPESYIRDVFVKSYKAKYGKEPIVTAIHAGLECGLFGEKIEGLDMISFGPNMYDVHTPSEKVSISSVQRTWEYLIEVLKSIK; translated from the coding sequence ATGAATAGAGTACTAGAAAGCTTAGAACCTAATTCAGTTTTTAAGTTTTTCGAGGACATATCTAGAATCCCTAGATGTTCAGGGCATGAAAAAGAAATAAGCGATTATTTAGTAAGTTTTGCTAAAGAAAGAGGACTAGATGTGGTTCAAGATGAAGCATTAAATGTAATAATAAGAAAATCTGCAACATCTGGATATGAAAACTCTCCTACAATAATATTACAAGGACATATGGATATGGTTTGTGAAAAGAACCAATCAACAGAACATGATTTTTCGAAAGACCCCATAAAATTACGAGTTGAAGATGATATGATAATGGGTACGGGTACTACTCTAGGAGCTGATAACGGAATAGCTGTAGCATATGCACTAGCTATACTGGATTCTGATAATATAAGTCATCCTCCTTTAGAGGTACTCATAACATCAGAAGAAGAAACAGGAATGGGTGGAGCTAAAAACTTAGATCCTAATAGTATAAAAGGAAGAATACTTATAAATATAGATTCAGAAGAAGAAGGAACATTATTGGTTAGTTGTGCTGGAGGAATAAGAACTGTAATTAGTATACCAATAGAAAAGGAATTTGCTAAAAATGAATTTGTATGCTATAAAATTAAAGTTAGAGGTCTAAAAGGCGGACATTCTGGAATGGAGATAAATAAAGAAAGAGGAAACTCCAATAAGATACTAGGACGCATACTTAATTCACTAAACTCTAAAACAGATATTTACTTATCAGAAATAAGTGGTGGAGCTAAAATGAATGCTATACCTAGAGAAGCAGATGCTACTATTTACATAAAATCAGATGCTGAAGATAAGTTAAAAAATGAAATAGATTATTGGAACAAAACTTTCAAAAATGAGTTAAAAGTATCTGATTCAGATGTTTCTATTGAATTAGAAAAATCTCAAGAAAATAATAAAGAAGTTTTTACAAAACAGTCTACAAATAAAGTTATATATGCTTTAACATTAAGTCCTAATGGAATTCAATCAATGAGTATGGATATAGAAGGATTAGTTCAAAGTTCTGTAAACTTAGGAGTTGTAAAAACTGAAAATAATAAAGTTACGTTGGAAAGTGCTGTTCGAAGTTCTATTGAGACTTTAAAAACAGAAATAGTAGATAAAATAAAAGGTTTGTCTATGCTATTAGGTGTAGAAATAGAGACAGAAGGAGACTATCCTGGATGGGAGTATAATCCTGAATCTTATATAAGAGATGTATTTGTAAAATCATATAAGGCTAAATATGGAAAAGAGCCTATTGTAACAGCAATTCACGCTGGATTAGAGTGTGGGCTATTTGGAGAAAAAATAGAAGGTCTTGATATGATATCATTTGGGCCAAATATGTATGATGTTCATACTCCTAGTGAAAAAGTAAGTATTTCTTCTGTACAAAGAACATGGGAATACTTGATAGAGGTATTAAAGTCAATTAAATAA
- the mnmA gene encoding tRNA 2-thiouridine(34) synthase MnmA — translation MHKIKKGSKIIVGMSGGVDSSVSALLLKKEGYNVTGIFMKNWDEKDETGVCTATEDYDDVRMVCNKIGIPYYTVNFVKQYWNKVFEYFLSEYKKGRTPNPDVMCNKEIKFKLFLDYALKKLGAEYIATGHYARIDYRDGEYKLLRGIDSNKDQTYFLCPLGQYQLSKSIFPIGQLTKPEVRKIAKEEGLVTASKKDSTGICFIGERNFNEFLDNYLPAKPGDIESIDGKILGRHSGLMHYTLGQRKGLGIGGIETGEPWFVVDKDLKNNILYVAQGANNPLLFSYGLIATDVNWISNIKLEKELRCTAKFRYRQPDQVVTVRPLGNNQYKVIFDKPQKSITPGQVVVFYDEDICLGGGIIDTIIKEKKSL, via the coding sequence ATGCATAAGATAAAAAAGGGTTCTAAGATAATAGTAGGCATGTCCGGAGGAGTAGATTCATCTGTTTCAGCATTATTGCTAAAGAAAGAAGGCTATAATGTGACAGGAATATTTATGAAAAACTGGGATGAGAAAGATGAAACAGGAGTCTGTACAGCAACAGAAGACTATGATGATGTTAGAATGGTTTGCAATAAAATAGGGATACCATATTATACTGTTAATTTTGTAAAACAATATTGGAACAAAGTATTTGAATATTTTTTAAGTGAATATAAAAAAGGAAGAACTCCAAACCCTGATGTCATGTGCAATAAAGAAATAAAGTTTAAACTATTCTTAGACTATGCTTTAAAGAAATTAGGAGCTGAATATATAGCTACAGGACACTATGCAAGGATAGATTATAGAGATGGAGAATATAAACTTTTACGAGGAATTGATAGTAATAAAGATCAGACATATTTTTTATGTCCTTTAGGTCAATATCAATTATCTAAAAGTATATTTCCTATAGGACAATTAACTAAGCCAGAAGTTAGAAAAATTGCTAAAGAAGAAGGATTGGTTACTGCTTCAAAGAAAGATAGCACTGGTATATGTTTCATAGGTGAACGTAACTTTAATGAATTTTTAGATAATTACTTACCTGCTAAGCCTGGAGATATAGAAAGTATAGATGGAAAAATTTTAGGTAGACATAGTGGACTTATGCATTATACACTAGGACAGAGAAAAGGATTAGGTATAGGAGGAATAGAAACAGGTGAACCTTGGTTCGTTGTAGATAAGGATTTAAAAAATAATATACTTTATGTAGCACAAGGAGCTAATAATCCTTTGTTATTTTCTTATGGGCTTATAGCTACAGATGTGAATTGGATAAGTAATATAAAATTAGAAAAGGAACTAAGATGTACTGCTAAATTTAGATATCGTCAGCCAGATCAAGTAGTTACAGTTAGGCCTCTAGGAAATAATCAGTATAAAGTAATTTTTGATAAGCCTCAGAAATCTATAACACCAGGTCAAGTGGTTGTATTCTATGATGAAGATATTTGTTTAGGTGGAGGAATTATTGATACTATTATAAAGGAGAAAAAAAGTTTATAA
- a CDS encoding DMT family transporter, translating to MYDAQKKRIPIWAYMGGIFGIFILTGNIILLPVLGSILTTMIFLLGQMIMALTIDQFGMFNLLKRKIDIRRIATLVLMIIGIIFVKFL from the coding sequence TTGTATGACGCTCAAAAAAAGCGTATTCCTATTTGGGCATACATGGGTGGTATATTTGGCATATTTATTCTAACAGGCAACATTATCTTGTTACCTGTCCTTGGCTCAATTCTAACTACTATGATTTTCTTATTGGGACAAATGATTATGGCATTAACAATTGATCAGTTTGGAATGTTTAATTTGCTAAAAAGAAAAATTGATATTAGAAGAATTGCTACTCTAGTATTGATGATTATTGGAATCATATTTGTTAAGTTCTTGTAA